The following proteins are co-located in the Telopea speciosissima isolate NSW1024214 ecotype Mountain lineage chromosome 9, Tspe_v1, whole genome shotgun sequence genome:
- the LOC122638874 gene encoding LOW QUALITY PROTEIN: homeobox-leucine zipper protein HOX11-like (The sequence of the model RefSeq protein was modified relative to this genomic sequence to represent the inferred CDS: deleted 1 base in 1 codon; substituted 1 base at 1 genomic stop codon) — protein sequence MEEINDGAIVSSPSSTLSLFQMDFSIFRGGSSSNNKRYNTKATDADAMNAIDTTQRASARVTDEDEKGLARKKLRLSKEQSAFLXESFKEMHNTLNPKQKLALTKQLNLRPRQVEVWFQNRRDRTKLKQTEVDCGYLKRCCEILTEENRRLQKHFQTKDPVVGIRSRSL from the exons ATGGAGGAAATCAATGATGGGGCCATAGTATCTTCTCCTAGCAGCACTCTATCGTTGTTCCAAATGGATTTCTCCATATTCAGAGGAGGGAGCAGTAGCAACAACAAAAGATACAACACTAAAGCCACTGACGCCGATGCCATGAATGCTATCGATACGACTCAGAGAGCTTCTGCGAGAGTGACCGATGAGGACGAGAAAGGTCTCGCTCGAAAGAAGCTCAGGCTCTCCAAAGAACAGTCCGCTTTCCTATAAGAGAGCTTCAAA GAAATGCACAATACTCTCAACCCT AAACAAAAGCTTGCTCTTACAAAACAGCTCAATCTTCGACCTCGCCAAGTAGAAGTTTGGTTTCAGAACAGAAGAGACAG AACGAAGCTAAAACAGACGGAGGTGGATTGCGGGTATCTGAAGAGGTGTTGCGAGATATTGACGGAGGAGAACAGAAGACTACAAAAACACTTTCAGACAAAAGACCCGGTGGTGGGGATTCGTTCTCGCAGTTTATGA